One Rouxiella sp. S1S-2 genomic window, TGGACCTGCTGTGCTTCGCCGAGAGTGGCCGCGCACTTATCCAACTCGACCTTCAACCAGCTGGCCTGATTGATGAAGGTCTCCTCGGCGTGCATCACTACCCACTCTTTAACGTCGGCATCGGCAATTTCTGCCTGACTCACCCGCTTGCACCAATGGTAATACATCCATTCTGCGCCAAACATCAGCGTGAGTATCTGTGCGTAGCTGCCCGTTTCGGCCACCCGCAGCATGCCCTGACTAAAGCGATAAACCTCGGGCGCGCCGCGCAGGTAACTTTCAGGAGTAACGTCTCTGTGCGACATCACCCGTTCAAAATAGGCGATTTGCTCATTGGCCAGCGCGTCCAACACGCCAATCAACCAGCGCCGATGGGTAATATCCGGTGCTTTAATGACCGCATACGAGAAAATTTCGATGGCGGTTGCCACAAAATCGCCCTCAAATACCAGATACTGATTGAACACCTTTGCTGGCAAAATACCCTGTTCGATATCGGTAACAAAGCGGTGCTGCTGCATCGCCTGCCAAACGTCCTGATTTTCACTCAGTAAACGGTCGGTGAAGCTTGGTTGCTGTGACATGACTTATTCTCCAAGCTCGGCCTGAGCCACCGACATAAAGTGTTTAACTCTTTCCGGCTCCACCTGATTCCACCATACGCCGCCGTATTTCAGGGTACTGGCGACAATCACGCCCTGTGTACGCTGCAAAATTTGGCAGATATTATCGGGGGTTACGCCTGAACCTACCAGCAACGGCAGTGAGGTGGCGGCACGTATTTCGTCAATTTCATCCATAGTGGCGCTGTCGCCAGTGCGCTGGCCGGTGGCAATAACCGCATCCGCCTGGAAGAAGTCTACGTCACGCGTTAGCTCGGTAATCGTGCGATCGGCGACAATGGCGTGGCTACCGTGTTTAACATGGCTGTCGGCAAAGACTTTAATATGTTCGGCCCGCAGTTGGGCGCGATAGCGCAGTGCTTTTGCCGCCGCGCCCTCAATGAACCCTTCGTTGGCGATATAGGCATTAGCCCACTGGTTTACACGAACAAAATCAGCGCCACCTGCCAGCGCAGTAGCCAACGCGGGAATAGCCGCATTCGCCAATACGTTAATGCCCAGCGGACAGCCAAACTCTTTTTTAATCCTGTCGGTAATCACTGACATAAACGCCGCAGTTTCATAACCGATATCTTCCGGTTTAGAAAAAGGAACATCACCGTGATTTTCGATAATTAATCCGTGAACACCCCCGGACAAATAAGCCTGCGCA contains:
- a CDS encoding BtpA/SgcQ family protein codes for the protein MASISAEKTSAIQEIFSRSKAIIGVVHCEPFPGSPNYRGKSINQIMDVALSDAQAYLSGGVHGLIIENHGDVPFSKPEDIGYETAAFMSVITDRIKKEFGCPLGINVLANAAIPALATALAGGADFVRVNQWANAYIANEGFIEGAAAKALRYRAQLRAEHIKVFADSHVKHGSHAIVADRTITELTRDVDFFQADAVIATGQRTGDSATMDEIDEIRAATSLPLLVGSGVTPDNICQILQRTQGVIVASTLKYGGVWWNQVEPERVKHFMSVAQAELGE
- a CDS encoding TenA family protein → MSQQPSFTDRLLSENQDVWQAMQQHRFVTDIEQGILPAKVFNQYLVFEGDFVATAIEIFSYAVIKAPDITHRRWLIGVLDALANEQIAYFERVMSHRDVTPESYLRGAPEVYRFSQGMLRVAETGSYAQILTLMFGAEWMYYHWCKRVSQAEIADADVKEWVVMHAEETFINQASWLKVELDKCAATLGEAQQVQLSGLYAQVLQWEIDFHSAAYLS